From Pseudomonas hormoni:
CGTCGCCGAACGCGTTGCCGGCGAGCATATCGCGCACGGCGTCTTCGGCTTCGGCCAGTGTCATGGCGACGATCACGCCTTTACCGGCGGCCAGGCCATCGGCCTTGATCACGATCGGTGCGCCTTTTTCACGCAGATAAGCCAGGGCTGGCTCGATCTCGGTGAAGTTCTGGTAGTCGGCAGTCGGAATCTTGTGACGTGCCAGGAAATCCTTGGTGAACGCTTTCGAGCCTTCGAGCTGGGCAGCGCCCGCGGTCGGACCGAAGCAATCCAGGCCACGGGAGCGGAACAGATCAACGACGCCAGCCACCAGTGGCACTTCCGGGCCGACGATGGTCAGGGAAACGTTCTTCTCGGCGAAGTCGGCGAGTTGTTCAAGTGCGAGCACATCGATAGCGACGTTTTCGCACTTGGCTTCAATGGCGGTGCCAGCGTTGCCCGGCGCTACGAAAACCTTCTGCACGCGCGGATCCTGAGCCACTTTCCAGGCCAGGGCGTGTTCACGGCCACCGCTGCCAATGATCAAAACATTCATTTCAAAAACCTCGGATGACGCTAATTCTGTTTAAAAGCCTAAAGCGCTTTACGCTGTAGGAGGTCGCAATGAAGCCGGTAGATGCAAGGCGGAGTCGACCTCGATGAGCGGAGTTGCCTCTAGGCAATGAGCATCATCGAGGTCGGATCCAACGCAGCAGATGCCGGCTTCAGTGCGGCCGTTGTCTTGTTAGTGACGGAAGTGGCGCATGCCGGTGAATACCATGGCGATGCCGGCCTCGTCAGCCGCAGCAATCACTTCGTTGTCACGCATCGAGCCGCCTGGCTGAATCACCGCAGTGATGCCGACCTTGGCCGCATTGTCCAGACCGTCGCGGAACGGGAAGAATGCATCGGAAGCCATGACCGAGCCGGCAACCTGCAAACCGGCGTGCTCTGCCTTGATCGCAGCGATACGCGCAGAGTTCACGCGGCTCATCTGGCCGGCGCCGACACCGATGGTCTGACGGTTCTTGGCGTAGACGATGGCGTTGGACTTGACGTACTTGGCGACTTTCCAGGCGAAGATCAGGTCGTTGATTTCCTGTTCGGTCGGTGCACGCTTGGTCACGACTTTCAGGTCATCGGCGCCGATCATGCCGATGTCGCGGCTCTGCACCAGCAGGCCACCGTTGACGCGTTTGTAGTCCCAGGCAGCGGCGCGTTCAGCCGACCACTCGCCGCAGGCCAGCAGGCGCACGTTGGCTTTTGCCGCGACGATCGCGCGGGCTTCTTCGCTGACGCTTGGGGCGATGATCACTTCGACGAACTGACGCTCGACGATGGCCTTGGCGGTTTCAGCATCCAGTTCGCGGTTGAAGGCGATGATGCCGCCGAAGGCGGATTCGGTGTCGGTGGCGTAGGCCAGTTCGTATGCCTGACGGATGCCGCCTTCGGCGTCCGGGCTCACGGCAACGCCGCACGGGTTGGCGTGCTTGACGATCACGCAGGCTGGCTTGACGAAGCTCTTCACGCATTCCAGCGCGGCGTCGGTGTCGGCCACGTTGTTGTACGACAGCTCTTTGCCTTGCAGTTGGGTCGCGGTGGCGATGCCGACTTCGGCTGGCTTGGCTTCCACGTAGAACGCCGCGCTCTGGTGCGGGTTCTCGCCGTAGCGCATTTCCTGAGCCTTGACGAACTGGCTGTTGAAAGTGCGCGGGAACTCGCTGCGACCTTCGGTGCTGAGGGTGTCAGCGGCCTGGTTCACGGTGCCCATGTAGTTGGCGATCATGCCGTCGTAAGCGGCGGTGTGTTCGAAGGCCTTGAGCATCAGGTCGAAACGCTGAGCGTAGGTCAGGCCGCCGGCCTTCAGGCCTTCGAGGACGCTGGCGTAGTCGCTGGCATTCACCACGATGGCCACGTCTTTATGGTTTTTTGCTGCCGAACGGACCATGGTCGGGCCGCCGATGTCGATGTTTTCGATCGCGGTCGGCAGGTCGCAGCCTGGCTTGTTGATGGTGGCTTCGAACGGGTACAGGTTGACCGCGACCAGATCGATCGGCTTGATGCCGTGCTCGTTCATGATGGCATCATCGATACCGCGACGACCGAGGATCCCGCCGTGGATTTTCGGGTGCAGGGTTTTCACCCGACCGTCCATCATTTCTGCGAAACCGGTGTAATCCGCGACTTCCACTGCGGCAACACCGTTATCGCGCAGCAGCTTGAACGTTCCGCCGGTGGAGAGGATCTCGACGCCCAGGGCTTCAAGCTCTTTGGCGAATTCGAGGATCCCGGTCTTGTCGGAAACGCTGATCAAGGCGCGGCGGATCGGCAGGCGGGTAGTCTGGTCGGTCATTTCAATTTCCATCAAAAGCAAAGGAGTCAGCAAAAAAGGCGACCGGTTTTACGCGGGCGCCTTTCTGGTTTGATTGAATGCTTACAGCAAATCGTACTGCTTGAGTTTCTTGCGCAGGGTGCCTCGGTTCAGTCCGAGCAGCTCGCTGGCCTTGGTCTGGTTACCCTTGACGTAGTTCATCACGCACTCGAGCAGGGGCGCCTCGACTTCGGAGAGCACCAGGTTGTACACATCCGTGACGGCAGCGCCCTCAAGGTGGGCGAAATAATTGTGCAGCGCCTTCTCGACACTCCCGCGAAGGGTCTGACCTTCTTCGCTCGGCGTGTTGAGGTGCTGTTTCAAATTCACGTTGTCGCTCACGGGTGTTGTTCCACTCACTAAAGTCTCGGTCATCATCGTCATGCGGCCACCTCTTCTCCGTCCCCTGTCAGGCTCTTGTAACGTTCGGCGAAGAAGCCCTGAACGTTGGCGCATTGTGCTTCCGTATCTTCCAAACGATTGAAGTGGGCGCGAAACTCCCTGGCGCCCGGCAGGGTTGCGAGATACCAGCCCACATGCTTTCGAGCAATGCGTACGCCCATGACATCTCCATAGAAGACGTGCAGCGCAGCCAGATGCTCTAGCAGAATGCGTTCCACCTCGATCAGTTCCAGCGCCGGGAGTTTCTCGCCGGTACGCAGGAAATGGTCGATCTCGCGAAAAATCCATGGCCGCCCCTGGGCAGCCCGTCCAACCAGCAATCCATCGGCACCTGTCGCGTCGAGCACGTACCGGGCCTTCTCCGGTGAATCGATGTCGCCATTGGCGAAGACCGGGATCGACACTGCCTGCTTGATCGCGGCAATGGTGTCGTACTCGGCTTCACCGGTATACAGATCGGCACGGGTGCGGCCATGAACCGCCAACGCCGTGATGCCTGCCTGCTCGGCGATCTTCGCCACCGTCAGACCGTTCTTGTTGTCCCGGTCCCAGCCGGTACGGATTTTCAGGGTAACCGGCACATCAACCGCAGCCACCACGGCCTGCAGGATCTCGGTCACCAATGCTTCATCCTTCAACAGCGCGGAACCGGCAGCCTTGTTGCAGACCTTCTTCGCCGGACAGCCCATGTTGATGTCGATAATCTGTGCGCCCAGTTCGACGTTGGCCCGGGCCGCATCCGCCAGCATCTGCGCATCACCACCGGCGATCTGCACCGAGCGTGGCTCGGGATCGCCTTCGTGGATCATGCGCATGCGCGATTTGCGGGTGTTCCACAAACTCATGTCGCTGGTGACCATTTCCGAGACTACAAGTCCTGCACCCAGTCGCTTGCACAGCTGACGAAAGGGTTGGTCGGTGACACCCGCCATGGGGGCGAGAATCAAGCCGTTGTGCAATGTGTATGGACCGATGCGTACCGCCGACATAGGACTTTCCAGTTGTGGGGCCGGATCATGAGAGTTCGAAAAAGGGTTGGCATGATACCCGCTCTCGATGACTGGATAAAGGCTGAATTGAACAAAATCTGAACAGTTATTCGGTTATCGCCAGCAGTTTGGTCTGAGCCGTCTCTGTCAGAAATGTGCCGTCAAACCCGTAGCACTGAACCGTTTCACTCGGGCGAGTGGAAGCTCAGGCTGTAGTTCACGGCTTTGGCGCCTGGGTCGAGGATATCCAGGGCGATGTGGATCGGCGTTTGCGGGGGCATTTCCGCCATGCCTTCGAGATCGCCGTTGAGGTACTCGCCGGACTTGAAGCGACGGCTGGCGATCAAGTGACCGTTGAGGTCGGCAAAACGCAATTCCAGCAGCGGGAACGGCTGGGAGAACGGCGCGCGGTTGTAGATGATCGCGTCGACCACCAGCGCACCATTGAAATCCGGGTGGCTGCGCACCACCAGGTTGCTGCTCTTGATTTTCGCGATGTCGACTTTGGACGGTACGGTGCAGCCGATTTGTGGGCACAACTGCTGGAACCACGGACGGTACTGATCCTGGCGCGCCAGTTCATCGAAGTGGTAGGCGATGTACTGGCCGACGAGCGCGCCGGCACCGAGCAGAATCAGCAGCAACCAGAGAAACCGTCGACCCCAGGGAGATCGGCGTTTCTGCCAGTCGAGCTGCAGCGGGTCGTCGGTCAGGTCCTGCAGAACCTCGGCACGCATCGCCGGCTCGCTGCGTTCGCGACGCTTGCGCAAGGGTTCGATGGAAGGCAGGTCGTCGTCGAGTTCGTCAACGGCGTCGTTCGCTGACAGGCGTTCGTGGTGAAGCGGGGCGTCGAGTGGGTCGTTCAGGCGCAGTTGCGGCGGCAGAGTCTCGTCGTCCAGTTCCACCGGTTCCAGGGACAGCGAGGGCTCGGTGCGCGAGGGCATGCTCTGCTCGACGGTCGGTTCTGGCGCGATCGTGGCTTCAGCCGCTTCGGCGCGATCGGCCGCCGATTCGCTGAAAAGGCTGTCGGACCAAGGCTCTTCGTCGGGCTCCGTGGTATCCCGGCGGGCACTCAGGCTGTCTTCGCGGTGGCGCCCGAACTCGGTAGTCGGCTGGATTTCCCGCTGTTCGAGCCGGGCGAGTTCTTCGTCCAGGTCCAGGCTGTCCAGGTCGAGTTCAGCGGCAGACCACTGCTTCTGGCTGATGGCCCGCTGTTCCGGCTCCGCAGGCTCGATGATGGCCGGGGCAACCGGCGTGACCGCTTCCTTGCCTGCCTGCTCAAGCAACTGCTTGGCGGCGTTGAACACCTGCAGGCACGAGCCGCAACGAACCACCCCACGGGCCACACTCAATTGAGCATGGCTGACGCGGAAGCTGGTTTGGCAATGCGGGCACTGAGTGACGAAGCTGTCGGTCATGCGGCGATCCGGATTATGCAGGCGCTCATTCTAGCGCCGACGGCCAGTGATGCGCACCCAGCCATCGCGATTGGCGATCGGGTCCAGATCGAAATCCTGGGCGTAGGCGTTGGCAACCTCTTCGCCTTGTTCGGCAAGGATGCCGGACAGTGCCAGACGGCCACCCGGCTTGACCAGGCTGGACAGTTGCGGCGCCAGGGACACCAGCGGGCCGGCGAGAATGTTGGCTACCAGCACGTCGGCCTGAACCTGTGGCAGGTCCTCGGGTAGATACAGCGGGAACAGCTCTTCGGCGATGTTGTTGCGCCCGGCGTTGTCGCGAGAGGCTTCCAGCGCCTGCACGTCGATGTCGGTGCCGACGGCTTGTTTGGCGCCCAGCAGCAGGGCGGCAATCGCCAGGATCCCCGAACCGCAACCGAAGTCCAGCACGTTGCAGTCTTTCAGGTCCTGACCGTCGAGCCATTCCAGGCACAGCGCGGTGGTCGGATGCGTGCCGGTGCCGAATGCGAGGCCCGGGTCCAGCAGAATGTTCACGGCGTCGGGTTCAGGCGCAGCGTGCCAGCTTGGAACGATCCACAGGCGTTGACCGAAGCGCATTGGCTGGAAATCGTCCATCCAGGTGCGTTCCCAGTCCTGGTCTTCGATGACTTCGCTGTGATGCTCGGGCAGCGGGCTGCCGGTCAGCAATTCAAGGTGGGCCAGTACGGTGGCGGCTTCGGTGCCACCTTCGAACAGAGCCAGCAGGTGCGTGTGCGACCACAGCGGGGTGGTGTTGAGTTCCGGCTCGAAGATCGGCTGGTCTTCGGCGTCCATGAAGGTCACCGACACGGCGCCCACTTCAAGGAAAGCGTCTTCGTAGGTTTCGGCTTGTTCTGGGCTGATGGCGAGACGGACTTGCAGCCAAGGCATGGCGGGCACCTTTGAAAAATATTGATTGCAGCCTAGCGGGCTGCGAGAAGCGCGCAAGTTTACGCGAGCGCGACGCAGAAGACGACCGGGTAGGCTGGGTCCAGGTGTAAACGGATGACCTGTGGCGAGGGAGCTTGCTCCCGCTGGAACGCGAAGCGGTCCCAAAATGGCTGAGCCGGGTCTGTCTGAGGCTACTTTGTTGAATGGTTTTGCGGTTGCTGCGCAACCGAGCGGGAACAAGCTCCCTCGCCACAAGGGGCTGCGTAGCAATCTCCAGAAACAACAAAGCCGCCCGATGGCGGCTTTGTTGATCGGGCTAAAGCTTAGTGCTTGTCGCCAGCCAGCTTGTGTTCCAGGTAGTGGATGTTGATCCCACCTTTGCAGAAGCCTTCGTCGCGGACCAGATCGCGGTGCAGCGGGATGTTGGTCTTGATCCCGTCGACAACGATTTCGTCCAGCGCATTGCGCATGCGCGCCAGGGCTTCGTCACGGGTTGCGCCGTAGGTGATCAGCTTGCCGATCAACGAATCGTAGTTCGGCGGTACGGCATAACCGCTGTACAGGTGCGAATCGACGCGAACGCCGTTGCCGCCTGGAGCGTGGAAATGCTTGACCGTGCCTGGGCTCGGCATGAAGGTTTTCGGGTCTTCGGCGTTGATCCGGCATTCCAGTGCATGACCGCGGATAACCACGTCTTCCTGGGTGTACGACAGTTTGTTGCCAGCGGCGATGCTGAGCATCTCCTTGACGATGTCGATGCCGGTGACCATTTCCGAAACCGGGTGCTCAACCTGAACGCGGGTGTTCATTTCGATGAAATAGAACGCGCCGTTCTCATACAGGAACTCGAAAGTGCCCGCGCCACGGTAGTTGATGTCGATGCAGGCTTTAACGCAGCGTGCGAGGACTTCAGCCCGTGCTTTCTCGTCGATGCCCGGTGCCGGCGCTTCTTCGAGAACCTTCTGGTGACGACGTTGCAGTGAGCAATCGCGATCGCCCAGATGGATGGCGTGGCCCTGGCCGTCGGAAAGTACCTGAACTTCCACGTGACGTGGGTTGGTCAGGAATTTTTCCAGATAGACCATCGGGTTGCCGAACGCCGCGCCGGCTTCGGAGCGGGTCAGTTTCGCCGAGGAGATCAGGTCTTCTTCTTTATGCACAACGCGCATGCCGCGACCACCACCGCCGCCAGCGGCTTTGATGATCACTGGGTAACCGACTTCGCGACCAATGCGCAGAGCGGTTTCTTCGTCTTCCGGCAGTGGGCCGTCGGAACCCGGAACGGTTGGAACGCCGGCAGCGATCATGGCGTGCTTGGCCGATACCTTGTCGCCCATCAGGCGAATGGTGTCGGCTTTCGGGCCAATGAAGGCGAAGCCGGAGTTCTCGACCTGCTCAGCGAAATCAGCGTTTTCCGCAAGGAAACCGTAGCCTGGGTGAATGGCGGTAGCGCCGGTCACTTCAGCCGCGGCGATGATTGCCGGGATGTGCAGGTAAGAGTGGGCGGCCGAGGCCGGACCGATGCAGACGGATTCGTCTGCCAGGCCCAGGTGCATCAGCTCTTTGTCGGCCTTGGAATAAACGGCGACGGTCTTGATGCCCATCTCTTTGCAGGCACGCAGGATCCGCAGTGCGATCTCACCGCGGTTGGCGATCAGAACTTTTTCCAACTTCGCAGTCATCAAAGTTTCTCCGCGGTTCAAACGATGGTGAACAGCGGTTGGTCGTACTCAACCGGCTGGCCGTCTTCGACGAGGATGGATTCGATCACACCGCTGGTTTCAGCTTCGATGTGGTTCATCATCTTCATGGCTTCGACGATGCACAGGGTGTCGCCTTTCTTCACGGTCTGGCCGACTTCAACGAAGGACGGCGAGCTTGGCGAAGATTTACGATAGAAGGTGCCGACCATCGGCGAACGGGCAACGGTGCCGTTCAGGACAGGTGCGGCCGGAGCAGTTGGAGCGGCAGCGGCGGCAACCGGAGCAGCAGCGGCAGGCGCTGGAGCCGGAGCGTGCATTGGAGCCGGTGCGTAGTACTGCTGAGCCGGGGTCTTGCTATGGCGGCTGATGCGTACGGACTCTTCGCCTTCCTTGATCTCGAGCTCGTCGATGCCGGACTCTTCCAGCAATTCGATCAGTTTCTTAACTTTACGGATATCCATGAATCATCAACTCCCAAGGGTCGGTCAGGGGCGTTACGCTTGTTGTTCAAGCTGTTGCCGGTCTTTCAAGCTGCTCTAGGGCGGCCTCCAGGGCCAGTCGATAACCGCTGGCGCCAAGGCCGCAGATCACTCCCACCGCTACGTCGGAGAAGTAAGAGTGATGGCGGAAAGGTTCGCGTTTGTGCACGTTAGACAAATGCACTTCGATGAATGGGATGCTCACCGCCAGCAGCGCGTCACGTAATGCGACACTTGTGTGCGTAAAAGCTGCTGGGTTGATCAGAATGAAGTCCACACCTTCGCTGCGGGCAGCGTGGATGCGGTCGATCAATTCGTACTCGGCGTTGCTTTGCAGGTGCAGCAAATGATGGCCGGCTTCACGAGCACGGCGTTCCAGGTCCTGGTTGATCTGCGCCAGTGTCGTAGCGCCATAGGTGCCCGGTTCACGGGTGCCGAGCATGTTCAGGTTGGGGCCGTGCAGAACCAATAGGGTCGCCATCTGCTGTTCCTTGTTATCCGTGTGCATTTGTCAGAACCCGGCGACTATGCCGCAAAGCCTTTGTGACTGTCCAGTTCTATGCAATAGCCAGCACGATGGCCGATGTTTGCGCGAAATATGTGACCGGCTGATTAAATCCGGTCATTTGCTTTGGCGACACGTTCGGCGAAGTCCCTGGCGTTGATCTCGCCGATCACTCGCACATCGGCGCGTTCGACGCCGTCCTTGCCAAAAAACATCAGCGCCGGAGGGCCGAACAGTTTGTAGCGGTCGAGCAGCGCACGTTGTTCTGCGTTGCTGGCAGTGATGTCGAAGCGGATCAGCCGATAGCCCTTGAGGTGTTCGACGACGCGGGTGTTGTTGAGCACTTCATGCTCGATGACTTTGCAGCTGATGCACCAGTCGGCGTACCAGTCGAGCAGCAGTGGGGTGCTGGATGATCTGGCCTCGGCGAGGACGCGATCCAGTTCGGCCGGGGTGGTGACGGTTTGCCAGTCGCTGGTGTGTTGCGGCTGCTCGTTGCCGCTGACGATGCGCGGCTGGCCGATTGGATTGAGCGGATCGGTCTGGCCACTGAAGGCGCCGTACCAACACGCCAGCGCATAAAACAGCAGGAACATGCCGAGCAACTGACCGACGCGTTTTCGCGGAGGTTTGTAGACGAACTCCAGCGCACCCATGAACAAACCAACGCCACCGGCGAGCAAGCCGATCAGCAGCAAGGTGATCTGACCCGGCAAAACCCGACTGAGCAGACCGATCGCCAGTCCCAGCAACAAAACGCCAATCGCGTTTTTCACGTAGACCAGCCACGGCCCGCTTTTCGGCAGCCAGGCTGCACCGCCCGTGGCCACCAATAAGAGCGGGGCGCCCATGCCGAGGCCGAGCATGAACAGCTTCAGCCCGCCGCCCAGCGCATCGCCGCTGGCGCTGATGTACAGCAGCGCACCGGCCAGCGGTGCCGAGACGCAGGGCGAAACCAACAGGCTGGAAACCACGCCCAGCACCGCCGCACCCCATAACGAGCCGCCTTCGGTGCGACCCGCGATGCGGTCCAGTCGGCTGCTGATCGCCTGCGGCAACTTGAGTTCGAAGACGCCAAACATCGCCAGGGCAAACACGGCAAAAAACATCGCAAACGGCACCAGCACCCACGCCGATTGCAGCCGCGCCTGAAGATTGAGCTGTGCGCCGAACAGCCCCATCAGCGCGCCGAGCAGCGCAAAGCAGGCGGCCATCGGCAGCACATAAGCGAGAGACAGATTGAAGCCGCGCAAGCCACCGACCTGGCCGCGCAACACCACGCCGGACAGGATAGGCAACATGGGCAGCACGCAAGGGGTGAACGTCAGGCCCAGGCCGGCGAGGAAGAACAGCGCCAGCTCCCGCCAGCTCCAACTCATGGCTGCACCGCTGCTGCCATCGATACTCAGGCGTTCGGTTTCAGGCGGATAGCACAGGCCTTTGTCGGCACAGCCCTGATACGTCACGGCCAGCGTAAAGGCGCGTTGATCGGTGCGTGGCAGTTCTACATCGAGAATGGCGTGGTAAACCTCGACATTGCCAAAGTATTCATCGTGCTTTTGTTCGCCCTTGGGCAATTGCGCCGTGCCGAGCGCGACATCGGCGGGATCGGCGCGAAACTGAAAGCGATGGCGGTAGAGGTAGTAACCCTCGGTGGCGACAAAGCGCAGTTTGATCGATTGCGGCGTGCTTTCTACCAGACTGAGCTGAAAGGCCTCGCGCACCGGCAGGAAGTCGGCGCTGTTGTTGATCGAGCCCAGCGTGGCGCTTGGCCGACCCTCCAGCAACCCGGCGGCGTTGGCCGGCAGGGCGAGGGCAAAAAGCAGCAGGCAAAGCAAACGGCGCATGACAATCTCGCGTATCGGAGGTGAGGGCATGATAGCGGACAGTCGCACGGATTGCCCCGCCCCTGTTGGAGCGAGGCTTGCCCGCGAAGAACGATTACGCGGTTTGCCTGAAAGACCGCGTCGTATGGTTCGCGGGCAAGCCTCGCTCCTACAGGGGCGTGGGGGTCTGTCAGACGCGGAAGGCTTGAACGGCTGTGTGTAACCGCCCACCCAGTACCAACAAATGCTCCCCTTGCTCACGCCCCTCGCCGATGCGCAGCAGGTTATC
This genomic window contains:
- a CDS encoding protein-disulfide reductase DsbD, coding for MRRLLCLLLFALALPANAAGLLEGRPSATLGSINNSADFLPVREAFQLSLVESTPQSIKLRFVATEGYYLYRHRFQFRADPADVALGTAQLPKGEQKHDEYFGNVEVYHAILDVELPRTDQRAFTLAVTYQGCADKGLCYPPETERLSIDGSSGAAMSWSWRELALFFLAGLGLTFTPCVLPMLPILSGVVLRGQVGGLRGFNLSLAYVLPMAACFALLGALMGLFGAQLNLQARLQSAWVLVPFAMFFAVFALAMFGVFELKLPQAISSRLDRIAGRTEGGSLWGAAVLGVVSSLLVSPCVSAPLAGALLYISASGDALGGGLKLFMLGLGMGAPLLLVATGGAAWLPKSGPWLVYVKNAIGVLLLGLAIGLLSRVLPGQITLLLIGLLAGGVGLFMGALEFVYKPPRKRVGQLLGMFLLFYALACWYGAFSGQTDPLNPIGQPRIVSGNEQPQHTSDWQTVTTPAELDRVLAEARSSSTPLLLDWYADWCISCKVIEHEVLNNTRVVEHLKGYRLIRFDITASNAEQRALLDRYKLFGPPALMFFGKDGVERADVRVIGEINARDFAERVAKANDRI
- the accC gene encoding acetyl-CoA carboxylase biotin carboxylase subunit, encoding MTAKLEKVLIANRGEIALRILRACKEMGIKTVAVYSKADKELMHLGLADESVCIGPASAAHSYLHIPAIIAAAEVTGATAIHPGYGFLAENADFAEQVENSGFAFIGPKADTIRLMGDKVSAKHAMIAAGVPTVPGSDGPLPEDEETALRIGREVGYPVIIKAAGGGGGRGMRVVHKEEDLISSAKLTRSEAGAAFGNPMVYLEKFLTNPRHVEVQVLSDGQGHAIHLGDRDCSLQRRHQKVLEEAPAPGIDEKARAEVLARCVKACIDINYRGAGTFEFLYENGAFYFIEMNTRVQVEHPVSEMVTGIDIVKEMLSIAAGNKLSYTQEDVVIRGHALECRINAEDPKTFMPSPGTVKHFHAPGGNGVRVDSHLYSGYAVPPNYDSLIGKLITYGATRDEALARMRNALDEIVVDGIKTNIPLHRDLVRDEGFCKGGINIHYLEHKLAGDKH
- a CDS encoding DUF3426 domain-containing protein is translated as MTDSFVTQCPHCQTSFRVSHAQLSVARGVVRCGSCLQVFNAAKQLLEQAGKEAVTPVAPAIIEPAEPEQRAISQKQWSAAELDLDSLDLDEELARLEQREIQPTTEFGRHREDSLSARRDTTEPDEEPWSDSLFSESAADRAEAAEATIAPEPTVEQSMPSRTEPSLSLEPVELDDETLPPQLRLNDPLDAPLHHERLSANDAVDELDDDLPSIEPLRKRRERSEPAMRAEVLQDLTDDPLQLDWQKRRSPWGRRFLWLLLILLGAGALVGQYIAYHFDELARQDQYRPWFQQLCPQIGCTVPSKVDIAKIKSSNLVVRSHPDFNGALVVDAIIYNRAPFSQPFPLLELRFADLNGHLIASRRFKSGEYLNGDLEGMAEMPPQTPIHIALDILDPGAKAVNYSLSFHSPE
- the prmA gene encoding 50S ribosomal protein L11 methyltransferase → MPWLQVRLAISPEQAETYEDAFLEVGAVSVTFMDAEDQPIFEPELNTTPLWSHTHLLALFEGGTEAATVLAHLELLTGSPLPEHHSEVIEDQDWERTWMDDFQPMRFGQRLWIVPSWHAAPEPDAVNILLDPGLAFGTGTHPTTALCLEWLDGQDLKDCNVLDFGCGSGILAIAALLLGAKQAVGTDIDVQALEASRDNAGRNNIAEELFPLYLPEDLPQVQADVLVANILAGPLVSLAPQLSSLVKPGGRLALSGILAEQGEEVANAYAQDFDLDPIANRDGWVRITGRRR
- the fis gene encoding DNA-binding transcriptional regulator Fis is translated as MTMMTETLVSGTTPVSDNVNLKQHLNTPSEEGQTLRGSVEKALHNYFAHLEGAAVTDVYNLVLSEVEAPLLECVMNYVKGNQTKASELLGLNRGTLRKKLKQYDLL
- the accB gene encoding acetyl-CoA carboxylase biotin carboxyl carrier protein: MDIRKVKKLIELLEESGIDELEIKEGEESVRISRHSKTPAQQYYAPAPMHAPAPAPAAAAPVAAAAAPTAPAAPVLNGTVARSPMVGTFYRKSSPSSPSFVEVGQTVKKGDTLCIVEAMKMMNHIEAETSGVIESILVEDGQPVEYDQPLFTIV
- the purH gene encoding bifunctional phosphoribosylaminoimidazolecarboxamide formyltransferase/IMP cyclohydrolase; its protein translation is MTDQTTRLPIRRALISVSDKTGILEFAKELEALGVEILSTGGTFKLLRDNGVAAVEVADYTGFAEMMDGRVKTLHPKIHGGILGRRGIDDAIMNEHGIKPIDLVAVNLYPFEATINKPGCDLPTAIENIDIGGPTMVRSAAKNHKDVAIVVNASDYASVLEGLKAGGLTYAQRFDLMLKAFEHTAAYDGMIANYMGTVNQAADTLSTEGRSEFPRTFNSQFVKAQEMRYGENPHQSAAFYVEAKPAEVGIATATQLQGKELSYNNVADTDAALECVKSFVKPACVIVKHANPCGVAVSPDAEGGIRQAYELAYATDTESAFGGIIAFNRELDAETAKAIVERQFVEVIIAPSVSEEARAIVAAKANVRLLACGEWSAERAAAWDYKRVNGGLLVQSRDIGMIGADDLKVVTKRAPTEQEINDLIFAWKVAKYVKSNAIVYAKNRQTIGVGAGQMSRVNSARIAAIKAEHAGLQVAGSVMASDAFFPFRDGLDNAAKVGITAVIQPGGSMRDNEVIAAADEAGIAMVFTGMRHFRH
- the dusB gene encoding tRNA dihydrouridine synthase DusB — protein: MSAVRIGPYTLHNGLILAPMAGVTDQPFRQLCKRLGAGLVVSEMVTSDMSLWNTRKSRMRMIHEGDPEPRSVQIAGGDAQMLADAARANVELGAQIIDINMGCPAKKVCNKAAGSALLKDEALVTEILQAVVAAVDVPVTLKIRTGWDRDNKNGLTVAKIAEQAGITALAVHGRTRADLYTGEAEYDTIAAIKQAVSIPVFANGDIDSPEKARYVLDATGADGLLVGRAAQGRPWIFREIDHFLRTGEKLPALELIEVERILLEHLAALHVFYGDVMGVRIARKHVGWYLATLPGAREFRAHFNRLEDTEAQCANVQGFFAERYKSLTGDGEEVAA
- the aroQ gene encoding type II 3-dehydroquinate dehydratase; this encodes MATLLVLHGPNLNMLGTREPGTYGATTLAQINQDLERRAREAGHHLLHLQSNAEYELIDRIHAARSEGVDFILINPAAFTHTSVALRDALLAVSIPFIEVHLSNVHKREPFRHHSYFSDVAVGVICGLGASGYRLALEAALEQLERPATA